One part of the Saprospiraceae bacterium genome encodes these proteins:
- the ubiE gene encoding bifunctional demethylmenaquinone methyltransferase/2-methoxy-6-polyprenyl-1,4-benzoquinol methylase UbiE, which produces MFDHISGNYDFLNSLLSLGIDRFWRKKTLQELPIDPVNQYKVLDVASGTCALSIQAVTMYPNIKIAATDISLKMLQNGFHRIEKLGFQKNIEISVEDAEHLSFSDNTFDAVMVAFGVRNFENLEAGLQEMRRVLKPHGKIVILEFSKPRKFPIKQLFNFYFKNILPIIGNLLSKDSRAYTYLFESVQHFPDYERFTAILSNIGLIKCSYKPLTFGICTIYSGYKL; this is translated from the coding sequence ATGTTTGACCATATATCTGGCAACTATGATTTCCTTAATAGCTTACTCTCATTAGGCATTGATCGATTTTGGAGAAAAAAAACTTTGCAAGAATTGCCAATTGACCCTGTGAATCAATATAAGGTTTTAGATGTTGCTTCTGGTACTTGCGCCTTATCCATACAAGCGGTTACGATGTACCCTAACATAAAAATAGCAGCGACCGATATTTCTTTAAAAATGTTACAAAATGGATTCCATAGAATCGAAAAATTAGGATTCCAAAAGAACATTGAAATTTCAGTTGAAGATGCAGAGCATCTCAGTTTTAGTGATAATACATTCGATGCAGTGATGGTCGCTTTTGGGGTACGGAATTTTGAAAACTTGGAAGCAGGTTTGCAGGAAATGAGACGCGTTTTAAAACCTCATGGCAAAATCGTAATTCTCGAATTTTCTAAACCAAGAAAATTTCCAATTAAGCAATTATTTAATTTTTATTTTAAAAATATTCTTCCAATTATTGGAAATCTGCTTTCCAAAGATAGCAGAGCCTATACTTACTTATTTGAATCTGTACAACATTTTCCAGACTATGAACGTTTTACAGCCATTCTTTCTAACATAGGATTGATTAAATGTTCTTACAAACCGCTGACTTTTGGAATATGCACAATCTATTCAGGTTACAAATTGTAA
- a CDS encoding PorT family protein: protein MSLFLFPDLLLSQSNSNSYNYLAFKRKSHYFGLTIGYNSSGFKIEHSRRFINNANYKWNEGIRKPGLTLSMITNFKIGEYFDFRVLPSISLSYRSLGYIGVNSTIERQDRIESVFGELPMLIRFTSAPYKDKRVFFITGVKYSYDFSSNSRSDKNQFQIVRISPHDFQFEIGAGLQFYLPYFIFSPEIKFSHGINNILIYDNKLPESTIIEKLFSRSFTVSFHFEG from the coding sequence ATCAGCCTATTCCTATTTCCTGATTTGTTGCTAAGTCAGTCCAATTCAAATAGTTATAATTATTTGGCATTTAAGAGAAAATCGCATTATTTCGGATTGACTATTGGCTATAATTCTTCTGGATTTAAAATTGAACACTCTAGACGCTTTATCAATAATGCCAATTATAAATGGAATGAAGGAATTCGAAAACCGGGTTTAACACTATCCATGATTACTAATTTTAAAATTGGTGAATATTTCGATTTTAGAGTTTTGCCTAGTATTTCACTTTCCTACAGAAGCTTAGGTTACATAGGTGTTAACTCAACCATTGAACGTCAAGACCGGATTGAATCTGTTTTTGGTGAATTGCCTATGTTGATTCGATTTACCTCTGCTCCTTATAAAGATAAACGTGTTTTTTTTATTACCGGTGTGAAGTATTCTTATGATTTTTCTTCTAATAGTCGCTCTGATAAAAATCAATTTCAAATTGTTCGGATTTCACCTCATGATTTTCAATTTGAAATTGGAGCAGGTTTGCAGTTTTATCTCCCCTATTTTATTTTCTCGCCAGAGATTAAATTTTCTCATGGAATAAACAATATTTTAATTTACGATAATAAATTACCGGAATCTACGATCATTGAAAAATTATTTTCAAGATCATTTACTGTTTCGTTTCATTTTGAAGGTTAA
- a CDS encoding DUF479 domain-containing protein: protein MKWETLQLEIINFSNKMNYLSHLSLSYPNPGLLGGNYIYDLLNYSESKQINSFFHEGIQLHKWIDNFSNNSEHLKEINSYLHPVVHKYAPVASDIFCDHLLFLQWDQYFKFTFEEFENTTYQILGEVMQFMPDRIANICLNMTTHRFMSQYKNYEGLENVYVRMNKKTKFPVDFRLVLPVLAKNIDLFQQLFGYFFKECNAKVQAQINLQNETKQ from the coding sequence ATGAAATGGGAAACCCTTCAATTAGAAATCATTAACTTTAGCAATAAAATGAATTATTTATCACATTTATCTCTTTCCTATCCAAATCCTGGACTTCTTGGAGGAAATTATATTTATGATTTACTCAATTACTCAGAATCAAAACAAATTAATTCTTTCTTCCATGAAGGAATACAACTCCACAAATGGATTGATAATTTTTCCAATAATAGTGAACATTTAAAAGAAATTAATTCTTATTTACATCCGGTAGTGCACAAATATGCACCCGTGGCTTCTGATATTTTTTGTGATCATTTATTATTTTTACAATGGGATCAATATTTCAAATTTACATTTGAAGAATTTGAAAATACAACTTACCAAATATTAGGAGAAGTAATGCAATTTATGCCAGACCGAATTGCGAATATTTGCTTAAACATGACAACACATCGTTTTATGTCTCAATATAAAAATTACGAAGGACTTGAAAACGTATATGTTCGAATGAATAAGAAAACGAAATTTCCTGTCGACTTTAGGCTTGTGTTGCCAGTTTTAGCTAAAAACATAGATTTGTTTCAACAGCTTTTTGGATACTTTTTTAAAGAATGTAACGCCAAAGTACAAGCACAAATTAACCTTCAAAATGAAACGAAACAGTAA
- the ychF gene encoding redox-regulated ATPase YchF, whose product MGLQCGIVGLPNVGKSTLFNALTSAGALAANYPFATKDPNIGVISVPDKRLDVLAEIVKPQRTVPTSVDILDIAGLIKGASKGEGLGNQFLANIREVDAILHVVRAFEDDNVVHVDGSVDPLRDKEIVDTELILKDIETQEKRIDKIRKQSKGGDKEIFKELGIAEELLKHLEQGKPARSFITDEETAAYVKATQLLTGKPVLYICNVDEASIHTGNKFTEAFIKGIAAEKSKVIFISAGIEAEIAELPESERADFFKEMGLDEPGVYKISRAAYELLNLATYFTAGEKEVRAWTIIKGMKAPQAAGVIHSDFEKGFIRAEVIKYDDFIQFKSEAAIKAAGKMSTEGKEYIVQDADIMHFLFNV is encoded by the coding sequence ATGGGTTTACAGTGTGGAATAGTAGGATTACCAAACGTTGGAAAGTCGACTTTGTTCAATGCATTAACTTCAGCAGGAGCATTGGCTGCGAATTATCCATTTGCTACTAAAGATCCAAATATTGGTGTTATTTCTGTTCCAGATAAGAGATTGGATGTATTGGCAGAGATCGTTAAGCCGCAACGTACAGTGCCTACTTCTGTTGATATTTTGGATATTGCGGGTTTGATAAAAGGCGCTTCTAAAGGAGAAGGATTGGGGAATCAGTTTCTAGCCAATATTCGGGAAGTAGATGCTATTTTACACGTAGTCCGGGCATTTGAAGATGATAATGTAGTCCATGTAGATGGTTCGGTGGATCCTTTGAGAGATAAAGAGATTGTAGATACCGAACTCATATTAAAAGATATTGAAACACAAGAGAAGAGAATTGATAAAATTCGGAAGCAGTCCAAAGGTGGTGATAAGGAAATCTTTAAGGAATTAGGAATTGCTGAAGAATTATTAAAGCATTTAGAACAAGGCAAACCAGCTCGGTCTTTTATTACGGATGAAGAAACTGCGGCTTATGTAAAAGCAACGCAATTGCTAACCGGAAAACCGGTATTGTATATTTGTAATGTAGACGAAGCCTCCATTCACACCGGAAATAAATTTACCGAAGCATTTATTAAAGGCATCGCTGCAGAAAAATCAAAAGTAATTTTTATTTCTGCAGGAATAGAAGCTGAAATTGCTGAATTACCAGAATCGGAACGCGCAGATTTTTTTAAAGAAATGGGTCTTGATGAACCTGGAGTTTATAAAATTTCAAGGGCAGCTTATGAACTTTTAAATTTAGCTACCTATTTTACAGCTGGAGAGAAAGAAGTTAGAGCTTGGACTATCATAAAAGGAATGAAAGCACCTCAGGCAGCCGGTGTAATACATTCTGATTTTGAAAAAGGTTTTATTAGAGCAGAAGTCATTAAGTATGATGATTTTATTCAATTCAAATCTGAAGCTGCAATCAAAGCTGCCGGAAAGATGTCCACCGAAGGCAAGGAGTATATTGTTCAAGATGCGGACATTATGCATTTCTTATTTAATGTTTAA
- a CDS encoding class I SAM-dependent methyltransferase, with protein sequence MVNISECPVCSNNLFQPFLTCKDFSITGQNFELIQCTKCHFILTSPQPAVNDLGQYYNSTNYISHSDTSKGLINKIYRFIRNFTLKQKIKLIHKYFKQGTLLDIGSGAGYFLNETKKYKFDSIGIEPDSTTREKSIQQFDLKVYDETYIPGINLNSFDIITMWHVLEHVPNLNERLEQLKNLLKPNGILIIALPNCDSFDAQYYKNYWAGFDVPRHLWHFNPSTMESLASKYNFKLDAILPMYFDAFYVSLLSEKYKNSLLYFLKGLTIGFISNITALISGTSRYSSQIYIFKNANKT encoded by the coding sequence ATGGTAAACATTAGTGAATGCCCAGTTTGTAGTAATAACTTATTTCAACCTTTCTTAACTTGTAAGGATTTTTCTATTACAGGACAAAATTTTGAATTAATACAATGTACCAAATGTCATTTTATATTGACATCACCTCAACCTGCAGTAAATGATTTAGGACAATATTATAATTCTACAAACTATATATCCCATAGTGATACCTCGAAAGGTCTTATCAATAAAATATACCGATTCATCCGAAACTTTACATTGAAGCAAAAAATTAAGTTAATCCATAAATATTTTAAACAAGGCACTTTATTAGATATCGGTAGTGGAGCTGGATATTTTTTAAATGAAACAAAAAAATACAAATTTGACTCCATCGGTATAGAACCTGATTCTACAACAAGAGAAAAATCAATTCAACAATTTGATTTAAAAGTATATGACGAAACATATATTCCAGGTATAAATTTAAATTCATTTGATATTATTACGATGTGGCATGTATTAGAGCATGTACCCAATTTAAATGAACGATTAGAACAATTAAAAAATTTACTCAAACCGAATGGAATTTTGATCATTGCTTTGCCAAATTGTGATTCTTTTGATGCTCAGTATTATAAGAATTATTGGGCCGGCTTTGATGTGCCCAGACATTTGTGGCATTTCAATCCAAGCACAATGGAATCTTTAGCATCTAAATATAATTTTAAGTTAGATGCAATTCTGCCCATGTATTTTGATGCTTTTTACGTTTCACTTTTGAGTGAAAAATATAAAAATTCTCTTTTATATTTTCTTAAAGGATTGACCATTGGATTTATTTCCAATATCACCGCTTTGATATCGGGAACATCCAGATATTCAAGTCAAATTTACATATTTAAAAACGCAAATAAAACTTAG
- a CDS encoding gliding motility-associated C-terminal domain-containing protein — protein MKADTFIFILKKGIIRILSILSFFLFFIHTNYIHATHIVGGQLSYRNLGKNQFEISIIFRRDCINGADTVPFDNPALLGVFYGDNQKAFRIGFDGVIPIKQTVDDTLTETIDNFCVDKFKEVCVHQTIYRDTVQLPFDERGYILVYQRCCRNTTLANIVDPLETGATYTAQITAKNLIEGNSNPLFGSFPPIYACANKPFTFDHGAIDSDGDSLVYTLCAPYLGKTRLDPAGRPSFPPYDTVTWKSPFNINNLFGSPLTINPNTGLIEGTPPILGQFLVGVCVYEYRKGQLIGYARRDFELNIVPCGIKPVAAFDKTSALCDGLQQSFKNNSIDGINYQWFFDWQNDKSLQSTATNPVFKYSKAGIYEVILIAKNGECDDTARLNITVIDPQLKAAFDFQVDCINKLRIQISNTSTANSTIINYNWTLIGTSDSLRSNLKDPVFNLNGDGKITINLIITDENGCTSSITKELFAKIIDIDLIANETKICNGDSTKLVRNPNVNFNYQWSPTSSLDLRNPSDPIARPNITTTYTVTITDGLCSLIKQIKVIVLDKVKVEISGDTIICNGSVELNAKSDSTTIFVWSKNSNFNPILFSGNKLLTTISGSTRFYVQAGSSEQCKDTSSILVTDRSVKLSYTKEKQTCTGDTFELDLKNLNSSDILSVKWDSNAIILSALDVLNPIISITNPGRYVLHFTTKNQYGCVFNDSIIIIAVFAEIPEFTFENICGSLEVKVSTNAIGNIHWDFGDGKGSGILKTMTYKYEKAGRYTITLETDSICLRSTSKEIVIVELKATLQDSVIACLGQSVALNPGGNTSYKYKWSPSEGLSDSTIANPTATVSVSSKFFVIISDPNFSDACSIKDSICVVVPPKIILSSSPDSILCEPVLLTLKSNANLTNIKIQWCDENNKSIGDGPQIQVTPEKTTFYIIKAIDSYDCETRDTIHVTIFELKAEISGNHIICKGNQTQLKATARPDSMYTYEWSPKQNIIGSNTDSIVLVNPTETTTFNVIITNGKGCRWERSFTVEVNDLQKDFIVSADPTKIVPGQKSQLIATFDPTWKYIWKPNDGSLSDSSIFNPVANPNKTTTYTVTATDQNGCTATGIVTIVVTSCEEAVFIPNAFSPNQDTKNDILFVRARASAITKIELIIYSRWGERVFSTNDINIGWDGRFNGKILTPDVFGYGLKYKCIDNQEYIKKGNISLLK, from the coding sequence ATGAAAGCAGATACATTTATTTTCATTTTAAAAAAGGGCATTATTAGAATATTGTCTATACTAAGCTTTTTTCTATTCTTTATTCATACAAATTATATTCATGCAACACATATTGTAGGAGGGCAGCTCAGTTATCGGAATCTTGGCAAAAATCAATTTGAAATATCCATTATATTCCGACGTGATTGTATAAATGGAGCAGATACGGTGCCTTTTGACAACCCAGCATTATTAGGTGTATTTTATGGAGATAACCAAAAAGCATTTAGAATTGGATTTGATGGTGTAATTCCAATTAAACAAACCGTTGATGATACACTTACAGAAACAATTGATAACTTTTGTGTTGATAAATTTAAAGAAGTTTGTGTTCACCAAACTATTTATAGAGATACGGTGCAATTACCATTTGATGAACGGGGCTATATTCTAGTCTATCAAAGGTGTTGTAGAAATACTACCTTAGCGAATATAGTAGATCCATTAGAAACCGGAGCTACATATACCGCTCAGATTACTGCCAAAAATTTAATTGAAGGAAATTCAAACCCGCTCTTTGGGTCCTTTCCTCCAATTTATGCTTGTGCCAATAAACCATTTACGTTTGATCATGGCGCTATCGACTCGGATGGAGATTCTTTAGTATATACTTTGTGTGCTCCCTACTTAGGCAAAACCAGATTAGATCCAGCTGGAAGACCAAGCTTTCCTCCTTATGATACCGTAACTTGGAAAAGTCCATTTAATATTAATAATTTATTTGGTAGTCCGCTTACGATTAATCCTAATACTGGTCTTATAGAAGGTACCCCTCCAATTCTTGGACAATTTCTGGTTGGTGTTTGTGTATATGAATATCGGAAAGGTCAACTAATAGGTTATGCAAGAAGAGATTTTGAATTAAACATCGTACCCTGTGGTATAAAACCTGTTGCAGCATTTGATAAAACATCAGCGCTTTGTGATGGCCTTCAGCAAAGCTTTAAGAACAATAGTATTGATGGAATCAATTATCAATGGTTCTTTGATTGGCAAAATGATAAAAGTTTACAATCCACAGCAACAAATCCAGTATTTAAATATTCGAAAGCAGGCATTTATGAAGTAATTCTAATTGCAAAAAATGGCGAATGCGATGATACTGCTCGACTCAATATCACTGTAATTGATCCACAATTAAAAGCAGCATTTGACTTTCAAGTAGATTGTATTAATAAACTTCGAATCCAAATAAGTAATACCTCTACTGCAAATTCAACAATTATAAATTACAACTGGACATTAATCGGAACTTCAGATAGTTTAAGATCTAATTTAAAAGATCCCGTATTCAATTTGAATGGCGATGGAAAAATTACAATAAACTTAATTATAACGGATGAGAATGGATGTACTTCAAGTATTACAAAAGAGCTTTTTGCAAAAATTATAGATATTGATCTTATCGCTAATGAAACAAAAATATGCAACGGAGATTCTACTAAACTTGTTAGAAATCCAAATGTAAATTTCAATTATCAATGGAGTCCTACCTCGAGTCTCGATCTTCGCAACCCAAGTGATCCGATAGCAAGACCAAATATTACAACTACCTATACTGTCACTATAACAGATGGTTTATGCTCCTTAATAAAACAAATTAAAGTAATCGTTTTAGATAAAGTAAAAGTCGAAATATCTGGAGATACCATCATTTGTAATGGAAGCGTAGAATTGAATGCAAAATCAGATTCTACTACTATTTTTGTTTGGTCTAAAAATTCAAACTTTAATCCAATACTATTTAGTGGCAATAAATTATTAACCACCATATCAGGAAGTACAAGATTTTATGTTCAGGCAGGTAGTTCAGAACAATGTAAAGACACAAGTTCAATTTTAGTCACAGATCGTTCTGTAAAATTAAGCTACACTAAAGAAAAACAAACCTGCACAGGTGATACTTTTGAATTGGACCTTAAGAATCTAAATTCTAGTGATATTTTATCTGTAAAATGGGATTCAAATGCTATTATTCTTAGCGCGCTCGATGTTCTAAATCCAATAATTTCTATAACAAATCCAGGAAGATATGTGCTCCATTTTACAACTAAGAATCAATACGGTTGTGTGTTTAATGATAGTATCATTATAATTGCAGTTTTTGCAGAAATTCCTGAATTCACTTTTGAGAATATATGTGGGTCTTTAGAAGTTAAGGTTAGCACGAATGCAATAGGGAATATACATTGGGATTTTGGAGATGGAAAGGGTAGTGGAATTCTAAAGACTATGACTTACAAATATGAAAAAGCGGGTCGGTATACGATTACGTTGGAAACGGATTCTATTTGTCTAAGATCAACTTCTAAAGAAATCGTGATCGTTGAACTGAAAGCAACTTTACAAGATTCTGTTATTGCTTGCTTAGGACAATCTGTTGCATTAAATCCAGGTGGCAATACAAGCTATAAATATAAATGGTCTCCATCGGAAGGTTTAAGTGATAGCACCATTGCAAATCCAACTGCTACGGTTTCGGTTAGTTCCAAATTTTTCGTAATTATTTCGGACCCTAACTTTTCTGATGCCTGTTCAATAAAAGATAGTATTTGTGTAGTAGTGCCCCCTAAAATTATTTTGAGTTCTAGTCCGGATTCTATTTTATGTGAGCCTGTGTTGTTAACCTTAAAATCTAATGCCAATTTAACGAATATTAAAATCCAATGGTGTGATGAAAATAATAAATCTATTGGTGATGGCCCACAAATACAAGTCACTCCGGAAAAAACAACATTTTATATAATTAAAGCAATAGATTCTTATGATTGCGAAACACGGGATACAATTCATGTGACTATTTTTGAATTGAAAGCTGAAATTTCAGGTAATCATATTATCTGCAAGGGAAATCAAACTCAATTAAAAGCCACTGCAAGACCAGATTCTATGTACACCTATGAATGGAGTCCTAAACAAAATATTATTGGTAGCAATACAGATTCCATAGTGCTTGTAAACCCAACAGAAACAACCACTTTTAATGTCATCATAACCAACGGCAAAGGTTGCCGTTGGGAGCGCAGTTTCACTGTTGAAGTAAATGACCTTCAGAAGGATTTTATTGTAAGTGCAGACCCTACAAAGATTGTACCAGGACAAAAATCACAATTAATTGCAACATTTGATCCTACCTGGAAATATATTTGGAAACCAAATGATGGCAGTTTATCAGATTCTAGTATTTTTAATCCTGTAGCGAATCCAAATAAGACAACGACCTATACTGTAACTGCAACTGACCAAAATGGATGCACGGCAACTGGCATTGTGACCATCGTCGTAACAAGTTGCGAAGAAGCTGTATTTATACCGAATGCATTTAGTCCGAATCAAGATACCAAAAATGATATTTTATTTGTTCGAGCCAGAGCATCTGCAATTACTAAAATTGAACTTATTATTTATAGCCGATGGGGTGAACGTGTATTTAGTACAAATGATATTAATATTGGTTGGGACGGACGCTTTAATGGAAAAATATTGACCCCTGATGTTTTTGGTTACGGATTAAAATATAAATGCATCGATAACCAGGAATATATTAAAAAAGGAAACATAAGTCTTTTAAAATAA
- a CDS encoding PorP/SprF family type IX secretion system membrane protein, with the protein MKHFYRYFLFLYVIFYASDLNAQDIHHSQFYTSPLNVNPALTGIFNGDNRFSVNYRRQWFVDDIVRYMTITGSYDLRFYPKKWKTKGFWSGGILFNYDRAGDSKLGLAHLGVSASYTYPLKANHFLTFGGLVGISQRHFNPDELQWDSQWDGDIFDPSRITQEDFTKTSTNFFDFNAGINYRWQKSKRTKLDFGISAYHLNQPKQSFFQQTLSIKLPIRLNLCLTPSFQITNLFDFVFYAQYQNQNPFQEIVFGGFGKFYLNQKRGKEFNVLLGIGTRLEDAIIPKIAIEWKNWYAGLSYDINTSGFKAFTNQQGGPEFSLVHILTKAHPLTVLKSCPIF; encoded by the coding sequence ATGAAGCATTTTTATCGGTATTTTTTATTCCTTTATGTCATTTTTTATGCTTCCGATTTAAATGCCCAAGATATTCACCATTCCCAATTTTATACAAGTCCATTGAATGTAAATCCAGCGCTAACTGGAATTTTTAATGGTGATAACCGATTTAGTGTAAATTATCGAAGACAGTGGTTTGTGGATGATATTGTTAGGTACATGACAATAACTGGCTCTTATGATCTTAGATTTTATCCTAAAAAATGGAAAACCAAAGGATTCTGGAGTGGTGGAATCCTTTTTAATTACGATCGTGCCGGAGATTCTAAATTAGGTCTAGCACATTTAGGAGTAAGTGCTTCCTATACCTATCCGCTTAAAGCGAATCATTTTTTGACTTTTGGTGGTTTGGTAGGCATCTCGCAACGGCATTTTAATCCGGATGAATTGCAATGGGATTCACAATGGGATGGGGATATTTTTGACCCATCCAGAATCACACAAGAAGATTTTACCAAAACATCTACCAATTTTTTTGATTTCAATGCCGGCATCAATTATAGATGGCAAAAATCAAAAAGAACTAAACTCGATTTTGGAATTTCAGCATATCATCTAAATCAACCAAAGCAAAGTTTCTTTCAACAAACATTATCAATTAAGTTACCCATTCGATTGAATCTGTGTTTGACACCCAGTTTTCAAATTACAAATTTATTTGATTTCGTTTTTTATGCTCAATATCAAAATCAAAATCCGTTTCAGGAAATCGTTTTTGGTGGATTTGGAAAATTTTATTTAAATCAAAAGCGAGGTAAAGAATTTAATGTATTACTTGGAATTGGAACTCGACTAGAGGATGCAATCATTCCTAAAATTGCTATTGAATGGAAAAATTGGTATGCCGGTTTAAGTTATGATATCAATACGTCAGGTTTCAAAGCTTTTACAAATCAACAAGGAGGTCCTGAATTTTCATTAGTACATATATTGACTAAAGCGCATCCCCTTACTGTTTTGAAGTCTTGTCCAATTTTTTAA